One stretch of Paenibacillus sp. AN1007 DNA includes these proteins:
- the aepX gene encoding phosphoenolpyruvate mutase, with the protein MKAKELRELLNSKKLIRVMGAHNGLSAKLAEQAGFDAIWASGLEISAAHSVPDANILTMTENLQAAISMNEATSIPIICDCDSGYGNVNNVIRMVREYERNGMAGICIEDKQFPKLNSFIDGPQKLTPIDEFAGKIRAAKDTQSDPDFVVIARVEALIAGQGLQEALNRAYAYEEAGADAILIHSKQKQPHEIVSFVELYKGTAPIVIVPTTYPTLDVEQIRDFGIQMVIYANHGLRSSIKAMKETFDRILREGNTAGVELDISTMQEVFELQGMFEMRQREDRYSSTGSVILNN; encoded by the coding sequence ATGAAAGCTAAAGAACTGAGAGAGCTTCTGAATTCCAAAAAATTAATACGTGTTATGGGTGCACATAACGGGCTCAGCGCAAAACTTGCTGAACAGGCCGGCTTTGATGCGATCTGGGCAAGTGGTCTTGAAATCTCGGCTGCTCACTCTGTTCCGGATGCAAATATTTTGACCATGACGGAGAACCTGCAGGCAGCCATTTCAATGAACGAGGCGACTTCCATTCCTATTATATGTGATTGTGATTCAGGCTACGGAAACGTTAATAACGTCATTCGAATGGTGAGGGAGTATGAAAGAAACGGCATGGCCGGCATATGCATTGAAGATAAACAGTTTCCGAAACTGAACAGCTTTATTGATGGGCCTCAAAAGTTGACACCGATCGATGAGTTTGCGGGAAAAATACGCGCAGCAAAAGATACACAATCCGATCCTGATTTTGTAGTTATTGCTAGAGTTGAAGCTTTAATTGCAGGACAAGGTCTGCAGGAAGCGTTGAATCGAGCTTACGCCTACGAAGAGGCAGGCGCTGATGCGATTCTGATTCATTCCAAACAAAAGCAGCCGCATGAAATTGTCTCGTTTGTGGAGTTGTATAAAGGTACTGCTCCGATCGTCATTGTTCCAACGACTTATCCGACACTGGATGTTGAGCAAATTCGGGATTTCGGAATTCAGATGGTAATCTATGCAAACCATGGTTTGCGCAGTTCGATTAAAGCGATGAAAGAAACGTTTGATCGCATTCTCAGGGAAGGCAATACGGCTGGTGTTGAACTTGATATTTCGACCATGCAGGAGGTTTTCGAACTTCAAGGTATGTTTGAGATGCGACAGCGGGAAGACAGATACAGCAGTACAGGCTCTGTAATTCTTAATAACTAG
- a CDS encoding aldolase has product MSIQLIDCTLRDGGNLNQWQFSDMSIRQIIEGLDRARTDYIELGYLGGSGSNPSKQAGKTFDCTPEFLDELPQTSHAKKAIMVVPSVCSLEQLLKLNPNTVSLVRVASYPQDIAYAMPYIEALKKRGFQAAMNLMAASYTEPVQAAQIAVEAARHGADVFYIADSFGSMTPGSVREYISVLKQSTDCDVGFHGHNNLGLAFANALEAVRAGAVFVDTSLCGMARGAGNLPTEQWISAMTHWGGFSTDFDVLSIIETAEYVLHNVLEKPMRIAAPEMICGLHNIHYYYYDKIMDSRSEMQLKSAWKIAQSLGKMRPPKVDAAYLNKAMELTGGMNNES; this is encoded by the coding sequence GTGAGTATTCAACTTATTGATTGTACGCTGCGTGACGGAGGCAATTTGAATCAATGGCAGTTCAGTGATATGTCCATTCGGCAAATCATAGAGGGTCTTGATCGGGCAAGAACAGATTATATTGAATTGGGATATTTAGGGGGTTCCGGGAGCAACCCCTCCAAACAGGCCGGTAAAACGTTTGACTGTACTCCTGAGTTTCTGGATGAACTGCCTCAGACTTCTCATGCTAAAAAAGCAATCATGGTTGTCCCTTCGGTGTGCAGTCTGGAACAGCTTCTGAAGCTTAATCCGAATACAGTTTCGTTGGTTCGTGTTGCTTCCTATCCCCAAGACATAGCATACGCGATGCCCTATATAGAAGCATTGAAAAAACGAGGGTTTCAAGCTGCCATGAATCTAATGGCTGCAAGTTATACGGAGCCGGTTCAAGCTGCGCAGATTGCAGTGGAAGCAGCACGGCACGGTGCAGATGTGTTCTATATTGCGGATTCATTTGGCAGCATGACACCTGGAAGTGTACGTGAATATATTTCGGTTTTGAAGCAATCTACGGATTGTGACGTTGGATTTCACGGGCATAACAATCTCGGTCTTGCTTTCGCCAATGCTTTAGAGGCTGTACGAGCAGGTGCGGTTTTTGTTGATACCTCTCTTTGTGGAATGGCGAGAGGTGCCGGGAATCTGCCGACGGAACAATGGATAAGTGCTATGACTCATTGGGGGGGATTTTCCACAGATTTTGATGTGCTGTCGATCATTGAAACGGCCGAGTATGTACTTCATAACGTACTGGAAAAACCGATGAGAATTGCAGCCCCCGAAATGATTTGCGGACTCCATAATATTCACTATTACTACTACGATAAAATAATGGATTCTCGTTCAGAAATGCAGCTGAAGTCAGCATGGAAAATCGCACAATCCCTTGGAAAGATGCGTCCACCCAAAGTAGATGCTGCCTATTTAAATAAAGCCATGGAGCTGACAGGAGGAATGAATAATGAAAGCTAA
- a CDS encoding phosphotransferase, with protein MKVNRHLTNIELQEYVQHVFGSSYHLTEQTKSQGGAQKAIYKVRCTNGFACMLYVWDISSNYFQEELLHGPTFRSSYGSSLFSMNTNYLQAHGIRTPALYDLNNEGKQHHFDFALVEYIDGQTAEDYFQHTDSISKDRLFQRIGEMISVMHSMERNVYGKVDNIDVKETACSRLKQNDAVKSLLYASRHLQHVKENYNQLLEKLYELEAQIQPRSRYHFIHDELGPNHILVDHQLQPCLIDIEGAGFFDLEHEHSFLALRFGEYYRYFEQKELDPARLSFYRFCHHLSLMAGGLKLLHRQFPDQQFARNLAAYHAKHAVEML; from the coding sequence ATGAAAGTGAATCGTCATCTTACGAATATCGAATTACAGGAATATGTACAGCATGTTTTTGGCAGCAGTTATCATCTGACCGAACAAACAAAATCGCAAGGCGGTGCGCAAAAAGCCATCTACAAAGTTAGATGCACAAACGGTTTTGCTTGTATGCTGTACGTTTGGGATATTTCTTCCAACTATTTTCAAGAGGAACTGCTGCACGGGCCCACCTTTCGGTCCTCATACGGAAGTTCACTTTTCTCTATGAATACGAATTACCTTCAAGCACATGGAATTCGTACACCTGCCTTATATGATCTCAACAATGAAGGGAAACAGCATCATTTCGACTTTGCCCTGGTTGAATACATTGACGGGCAGACAGCTGAAGACTACTTTCAACATACAGATTCGATATCCAAGGATCGGTTATTTCAACGGATCGGAGAGATGATATCTGTCATGCACAGCATGGAACGAAACGTTTACGGAAAAGTCGACAATATCGATGTGAAGGAAACTGCGTGCTCCAGATTGAAACAGAACGATGCTGTAAAATCCCTTTTGTATGCCTCCAGGCACCTACAGCATGTAAAAGAAAATTACAATCAGCTATTGGAGAAATTATACGAATTGGAGGCACAAATTCAACCCCGAAGCCGTTATCATTTCATTCATGATGAGCTTGGACCCAATCATATTTTAGTAGATCATCAACTGCAGCCGTGTCTTATTGATATAGAAGGTGCAGGATTCTTCGACCTTGAACACGAACACAGCTTTCTCGCGCTGCGCTTCGGCGAATATTATCGTTATTTTGAGCAAAAGGAGCTTGATCCCGCCCGATTGTCATTTTATCGATTTTGTCATCATCTATCCTTGATGGCCGGAGGTTTAAAGCTGCTCCATCGTCAATTTCCAGATCAGCAGTTCGCCAGAAACCTCGCTGCCTATCATGCCAAACATGCAGTAGAGATGCTTTAA
- a CDS encoding nucleotidyltransferase family protein — MEEMAWLKRIMRSVVHKETMAPDSNEHFKAMLSTISRHKLEPYVKEVQCNDIPEIEHRLTRVKEQYQHHITFLKKLRNSLDKPIVVVKGFSNYHAAEGRVLLRETSDLDILTYDPVKLRDDLLTAGFVEKKTETDHELSELEKDGILVDIHKFVPVASYPAGIEEISVDNHWTTAEGMFFSGEIIYSDIASHSIEIMDKVLVPNVNMSLLISCASMFRDYITSLEDVPHFKLINLLEIYLLMQEPTFDRAAFMQLVRKYQAEQSIEFTNKLLLEVYDEQLVHLEENLKRFPQILFWSEKWIVPQHLLQSVCNTYFENVLEMLGAEQKQLDELHPLKITAASRNPKYPTFNDDFDKQITVEVEWTDCLHISLEMTPFDQLHDHDIFRFNFGSSRNKIFLFGSEERGARLFGETFNDYAKFVSVEEKLKIDILIPSEDMDTYLLDQHRVGVNIYVEKHEHNKQFSMYIPLLLSKISAELKSNI; from the coding sequence ATGGAGGAAATGGCTTGGTTGAAAAGAATCATGAGGTCAGTCGTACACAAGGAAACCATGGCACCTGACAGTAATGAACACTTCAAAGCCATGTTAAGCACAATAAGCAGACATAAGCTTGAACCCTATGTAAAAGAAGTACAGTGTAACGATATACCAGAAATTGAACATCGTCTAACAAGGGTTAAAGAACAATATCAGCATCATATTACGTTTCTTAAGAAGCTGAGAAATTCGCTGGACAAGCCTATTGTTGTTGTAAAGGGATTCAGTAATTACCATGCTGCTGAGGGACGGGTGCTTCTAAGAGAAACTTCCGATTTAGACATTTTAACATATGACCCTGTGAAGTTGAGAGACGATCTATTAACCGCAGGGTTTGTCGAAAAAAAAACAGAGACGGATCATGAGCTCTCCGAGCTTGAAAAGGATGGGATTTTAGTTGATATCCATAAATTTGTACCTGTTGCGAGCTATCCGGCAGGCATAGAGGAGATATCTGTAGACAACCATTGGACGACAGCCGAAGGAATGTTTTTCTCAGGAGAAATTATCTACAGTGATATCGCATCGCACTCTATTGAGATCATGGATAAAGTACTCGTTCCCAATGTCAATATGTCTCTCCTTATTTCATGTGCTTCGATGTTTAGAGATTATATTACGTCTCTTGAGGATGTGCCTCATTTCAAATTGATTAATCTGTTGGAAATATATCTCCTGATGCAGGAACCGACGTTTGATAGAGCAGCGTTTATGCAGTTGGTTCGTAAGTATCAGGCAGAGCAAAGTATCGAATTCACTAACAAGCTTTTGCTGGAGGTTTATGACGAACAGCTTGTTCACTTGGAAGAAAATTTAAAGCGCTTTCCACAAATTCTTTTTTGGAGTGAAAAGTGGATTGTTCCTCAACATCTTTTACAATCTGTTTGTAATACCTATTTCGAAAACGTTCTCGAAATGCTGGGAGCAGAACAGAAACAGCTCGATGAGCTTCATCCACTAAAGATCACAGCCGCATCTCGGAACCCCAAATACCCTACGTTTAATGATGACTTTGATAAACAAATCACGGTGGAAGTCGAATGGACAGACTGCCTTCATATTTCCCTGGAAATGACACCTTTCGATCAGCTGCATGATCATGATATTTTTCGGTTCAACTTCGGCAGTTCGCGAAATAAAATCTTTCTTTTTGGCTCGGAGGAAAGAGGAGCCCGTTTGTTTGGAGAGACATTCAACGATTATGCCAAATTTGTCTCTGTTGAAGAAAAGCTAAAGATAGATATTTTAATACCTTCTGAAGATATGGATACGTATCTGCTGGATCAGCATAGGGTTGGAGTAAATATCTATGTGGAAAAGCATGAACATAATAAGCAGTTCAGCATGTATATCCCTTTGCTGCTGTCTAAAATATCAGCTGAGCTAAAATCCAACATTTAA
- a CDS encoding thiamine pyrophosphate-dependent enzyme: MMRKDEAIQLMLDQFPDAYIVSTCGHITRDLYNLCDRKEHFYMVGSMGMAAPVALGLALANEQRQILILDGDGSFLMNLGAAAMIGEQQPHNLVHAVLDNGMHESTGGQRTVGMEHMTTAVLSMGYRAGLKMQHHEDWQQVQNVEGPILIHIKVDPRTEKIGKRVEWTPQQILSRFSEAIRGEASEYSTY; the protein is encoded by the coding sequence ATGATGAGAAAAGATGAGGCAATCCAGCTGATGCTGGACCAATTTCCGGATGCATATATAGTCAGCACCTGCGGACACATCACTAGAGACTTATACAATCTATGTGATCGAAAAGAACATTTTTATATGGTGGGCTCCATGGGAATGGCTGCTCCTGTGGCGCTTGGGCTTGCACTTGCGAATGAGCAGCGGCAGATCCTTATTTTGGACGGTGATGGCTCATTTTTAATGAATCTAGGCGCTGCTGCAATGATTGGAGAACAACAACCTCATAATCTGGTACACGCAGTATTGGATAATGGAATGCACGAAAGTACTGGTGGACAGCGCACCGTCGGTATGGAACACATGACCACCGCAGTACTCTCAATGGGCTATAGAGCAGGCTTGAAAATGCAGCATCATGAAGATTGGCAGCAGGTGCAGAACGTTGAAGGCCCGATTTTAATTCATATTAAGGTTGATCCTCGAACAGAAAAGATTGGAAAGCGGGTAGAATGGACACCTCAACAGATTCTCTCTCGTTTTTCGGAAGCGATAAGGGGTGAAGCGAGTGAGTATTCAACTTATTGA
- a CDS encoding DJ-1/PfpI family protein yields the protein MNTYVVIYDGYVSFEVMLAMYLMKTKGEIITLGMTSDAVKSYEGLIVTPHQSIDEIDHRDIEVMIIPGGDISELQHNTQLITLLQKLEADRKYVGAICSGVDLLHEAGILEGKQYTSNDASRSETYKVHDNIITAKANGYVDFAIALGQMTGIYADAADYEETVRFFKYFENA from the coding sequence ATGAATACATATGTGGTAATTTACGATGGGTATGTAAGTTTTGAGGTTATGCTGGCCATGTACCTCATGAAAACGAAAGGAGAGATCATCACGCTTGGCATGACATCTGATGCGGTGAAGTCTTATGAGGGTTTGATCGTCACCCCCCATCAGTCCATAGATGAAATAGATCACCGGGACATTGAAGTGATGATCATACCAGGAGGGGATATCAGCGAACTGCAGCATAATACACAGCTGATTACACTGCTGCAGAAGCTGGAAGCGGATCGCAAATATGTCGGCGCGATATGTTCCGGAGTAGACCTGCTGCATGAGGCAGGAATTTTGGAAGGAAAACAATACACAAGTAATGATGCAAGCCGGTCCGAAACGTATAAAGTACATGACAACATCATTACAGCGAAAGCGAACGGATACGTCGATTTTGCCATAGCGCTGGGACAGATGACAGGCATTTATGCTGATGCAGCAGATTATGAAGAGACCGTCCGGTTTTTTAAATACTTTGAGAATGCTTAA
- a CDS encoding DUF5643 domain-containing protein, producing the protein MTAGLLVGGGAWGYQAATVDAAASQTAGEKGKTATASKAKSIRVTQSGITLEVAKAQFDGNFIDISLNRSGKELKSSFVHRGTKDEGSAQIEHGSIESIDGFINGKSILELGGGGLGQRPGLKWGPGAAPESARILLTDASWLGGKGYTFPGKFQLKLKVKLTGVDKPYIVELPMQRTADKPVLLTDSLTKQAGNLTLELGKISLTSTSTRIQLIGKGGTTEELFGMMYEVVDDSGRQLDWLTAFGTDVNNKEKALYQDIVLPPIHGDAKSITIKPFYPEMEVPGEASGAYKLDADGEIVKNYIEELEMKVPLK; encoded by the coding sequence TTGACAGCAGGATTGTTAGTTGGAGGGGGGGCTTGGGGATATCAAGCAGCAACGGTCGATGCTGCGGCATCTCAAACTGCTGGAGAAAAAGGAAAGACCGCGACGGCGAGTAAAGCGAAAAGCATTCGAGTAACTCAGAGCGGCATTACCCTTGAGGTGGCAAAAGCACAATTTGATGGAAACTTCATTGATATTTCACTCAACCGAAGCGGCAAGGAACTAAAGAGCAGCTTTGTGCACAGGGGCACAAAAGATGAAGGAAGTGCTCAAATTGAACATGGAAGTATCGAGTCCATCGATGGGTTTATTAATGGAAAATCTATTTTAGAGCTTGGCGGAGGAGGGTTGGGTCAAAGACCGGGTCTGAAGTGGGGACCTGGAGCGGCGCCGGAAAGTGCTCGTATTCTTCTTACGGATGCTTCCTGGTTAGGTGGCAAAGGCTACACTTTTCCAGGGAAGTTTCAGCTTAAACTAAAGGTGAAGCTTACAGGGGTGGATAAACCTTACATTGTAGAACTTCCGATGCAAAGGACAGCAGACAAACCAGTGTTGCTAACAGACAGCTTGACCAAACAGGCTGGGAACCTGACTCTTGAGCTTGGTAAAATAAGTCTTACATCAACTTCAACTCGTATTCAACTGATTGGGAAGGGAGGTACAACAGAGGAGCTTTTTGGTATGATGTATGAGGTTGTGGATGACAGCGGCCGTCAGCTGGATTGGCTAACAGCGTTTGGTACGGATGTAAACAATAAAGAAAAAGCACTATATCAGGACATCGTGTTACCTCCGATTCATGGTGATGCTAAATCGATAACAATCAAACCGTTCTATCCCGAGATGGAAGTACCTGGTGAAGCAAGTGGCGCGTATAAGCTGGATGCCGATGGGGAGATCGTAAAAAATTACATTGAAGAGCTGGAAATGAAGGTTCCGCTAAAATAA
- a CDS encoding DUF4179 domain-containing protein, translated as MNNRDLEQQLRELGSKDAGKVPDIIRCRQEEVYAALETFPMQERNHRKKADRVVSRVRRILLTAAAVLIVTIGGLLGGAAVSPTIAASLQSVPLIGSLFKLAADDLGLQTLEERGLVDAVEASATHDGITLRIPELVYDGTRLSMVVTRDGEKRGGGILDQISTGNGTKPKYPKGAIHSFEAQIDGRPIDRQDNGWNMGLAAKPTSDPNTAIYELTTRSVTKQFTSELPDAFTLTIQVGLEGVEEQFKLELPVRKQQAKVISTIQKSREWKGHKLILSEIQFTPITTQVLLSVVSDDQKWQRRLWFELWDDRDNVLGLIGGYGAYETDRAGELRHNVLFERLAKAPSSIKLKSFIPEMEDSSSSSGSFKLNERGEVIKNYINELEITVPVDQAEIQKLYEISFETRGDDKS; from the coding sequence ATGAATAACCGAGATCTTGAACAGCAGCTGCGGGAGTTGGGAAGTAAGGATGCAGGCAAGGTCCCCGATATTATTCGTTGCCGTCAAGAAGAGGTGTATGCCGCTCTGGAAACTTTTCCGATGCAGGAACGCAATCACCGTAAAAAGGCTGATCGTGTTGTGTCCCGGGTTCGCCGTATCCTTTTGACCGCTGCAGCGGTATTGATTGTTACGATAGGTGGCCTGCTGGGCGGTGCTGCTGTATCACCGACCATCGCAGCATCACTGCAAAGTGTTCCACTCATCGGCAGTCTGTTTAAGCTGGCCGCCGACGACTTAGGCCTGCAAACCTTGGAGGAGCGCGGTCTTGTAGATGCCGTGGAAGCCAGCGCCACCCATGATGGAATCACTCTCCGTATTCCAGAGCTTGTCTACGATGGCACAAGGCTATCGATGGTAGTTACTCGTGATGGAGAAAAGCGAGGTGGCGGTATTCTTGACCAAATTTCTACGGGCAACGGAACAAAGCCCAAATACCCTAAAGGAGCCATTCATTCCTTTGAGGCGCAGATCGATGGACGTCCCATCGATCGGCAGGATAATGGATGGAACATGGGTCTTGCAGCAAAACCCACATCCGATCCAAATACAGCTATTTACGAACTTACGACACGCTCCGTAACAAAGCAGTTTACATCAGAACTTCCGGATGCGTTCACGCTGACAATTCAGGTCGGTCTGGAGGGTGTGGAAGAACAATTTAAGTTGGAACTTCCTGTACGCAAACAGCAGGCCAAAGTGATATCCACCATTCAGAAGTCAAGAGAATGGAAAGGCCACAAGCTGATTTTAAGCGAAATCCAGTTCACACCGATTACAACCCAAGTGCTTCTAAGTGTTGTTTCGGATGATCAGAAATGGCAGCGTCGGCTGTGGTTTGAACTGTGGGATGACAGGGACAATGTGCTGGGTCTCATTGGCGGATATGGGGCGTATGAAACTGACCGCGCAGGAGAGCTTCGTCATAATGTGCTGTTTGAACGTTTGGCCAAGGCTCCTTCGTCAATTAAACTGAAATCTTTTATACCTGAAATGGAGGATTCTTCTTCCTCTTCAGGCAGCTTTAAGCTAAACGAGCGCGGGGAAGTCATTAAAAATTATATCAACGAGTTGGAGATCACCGTTCCGGTTGATCAAGCAGAAATACAGAAACTATACGAGATTTCATTCGAAACAAGAGGAGACGATAAATCATGA
- a CDS encoding sigma-70 family RNA polymerase sigma factor, whose product MHQTMEQEVKRAQQGDREAFIQLFRKLEPELYRLAKSIVGRDEDCADALQETTLKAYKGIVGLRKTAYFKTWLIRILINECNQVLRMRKRTIVMAELPEQMRTGSKEEDVVNSRQLDLREAVENLDESLRLVVHLFYYQDLSIKHIASVLDLSEGAVRARLHRARGVLAKQISEIGKGRVAYE is encoded by the coding sequence GTGCATCAAACTATGGAACAAGAAGTCAAGCGAGCACAGCAGGGGGATCGTGAAGCATTCATTCAGCTGTTCCGGAAGCTGGAGCCCGAGCTGTATCGTTTGGCCAAGTCCATTGTGGGACGGGATGAGGATTGCGCGGATGCTCTTCAGGAAACGACGCTGAAAGCATACAAAGGCATAGTCGGCTTAAGAAAGACAGCTTATTTCAAAACGTGGCTTATCCGTATACTGATCAATGAATGTAATCAGGTGCTGCGTATGCGTAAACGAACCATCGTCATGGCGGAACTTCCCGAGCAGATGAGGACGGGCAGCAAGGAAGAGGATGTTGTGAACAGCCGGCAGCTTGATTTAAGGGAAGCTGTGGAGAATCTGGACGAATCGTTACGTTTGGTTGTTCATCTGTTCTATTATCAGGATTTATCGATCAAACATATTGCAAGTGTCCTTGATCTGTCAGAAGGAGCTGTTAGAGCCCGGTTACACAGAGCTCGAGGAGTGCTGGCAAAGCAAATCAGCGAAATTGGAAAGGGGAGAGTGGCGTATGAATAA
- a CDS encoding thiamine pyrophosphate-binding protein — MNSTTVSTAAEKILSILQANGYNHFTGVPCSLLKGIFALLEQSDTAAVRYIPAVREDAAIGVASGFAIAGHKSVVLMQNSGLGYCLNVLTSFNMIYELPILLVISWRGAYGDDAVEHDIIGDRLTHLLEAVEIPYVELGKQDMEQTIAKAIEQLELTQKPAAILIKDEV; from the coding sequence TTGAACTCGACTACAGTAAGCACAGCTGCTGAGAAGATATTATCTATCCTGCAGGCGAATGGATACAATCATTTTACGGGTGTTCCGTGTTCTCTTTTGAAAGGCATTTTCGCTTTATTAGAGCAAAGCGATACTGCTGCCGTGCGTTATATACCTGCAGTTCGAGAGGACGCGGCAATCGGAGTCGCTTCAGGGTTTGCTATTGCTGGACACAAGAGTGTTGTTTTAATGCAAAATTCGGGACTTGGTTACTGTTTAAACGTACTTACGTCCTTCAATATGATTTATGAGCTGCCGATCTTGCTTGTAATCAGCTGGAGAGGGGCATACGGCGATGATGCAGTCGAGCATGACATCATTGGGGACAGATTAACTCATCTTTTAGAGGCAGTCGAAATTCCATATGTAGAACTTGGAAAGCAGGATATGGAACAAACGATTGCCAAAGCGATTGAACAGCTTGAGCTTACCCAAAAGCCAGCAGCGATCCTCATTAAAGATGAAGTGTAA
- the thrC gene encoding threonine synthase, with product MKLHCNDCDQRYALSEFRYACSCGGLLEIEQDFSHIDSDELKRNFQHRLSERISPYASGVWRYKELIFPELEERHMVTKYEGNTGLYQAEKVSQYTGLRQIWLKCQSENPSGSFKDNGMVAAVSHGSSLGLDKFTCTSTGNTSSSLAMYSSLIDRQAYVFVPDQNISLNKVLQTVSYGAKVIAFDGTYDQGIEFLEKYHQELGMYICNSINPFRIEGQKSIIYEIAQYLQWELPDWVVVPGGALSNVSALGKGLADLYALGFIRKLPRVALVQAEGASPFHRMISSKEDTLQPEPHPSTIASALNIGHPPSWKKARRTLQMTNGLTVSVTDEEILNAKAMIDQSGIGCEPASASTIAGLKKLHASGEIHADETAVCILTGNLLKDTEVLKKYHLEDDAGALFANPIRQSALDIDRIMTI from the coding sequence ATGAAGCTTCATTGTAATGATTGTGATCAGAGATATGCACTAAGCGAGTTCAGGTATGCGTGCAGTTGTGGTGGACTTTTAGAAATCGAGCAGGATTTCAGCCATATCGATTCAGATGAATTGAAGCGAAATTTTCAGCATCGTTTATCTGAAAGAATAAGTCCTTATGCAAGTGGGGTATGGCGCTATAAAGAACTGATTTTTCCTGAGCTGGAAGAGAGGCATATGGTCACAAAATATGAGGGGAATACCGGTCTTTATCAAGCAGAAAAGGTGAGCCAATACACAGGTCTGCGGCAAATCTGGTTAAAATGCCAGAGCGAAAACCCGAGCGGTTCATTTAAGGATAATGGGATGGTTGCTGCCGTCTCTCATGGCAGTTCACTCGGACTTGATAAATTTACATGTACATCTACAGGTAATACCTCTTCCTCCCTGGCGATGTACAGCTCACTCATAGATCGGCAGGCTTATGTTTTTGTGCCGGATCAGAACATTTCGCTTAACAAGGTATTACAAACCGTTTCGTACGGGGCTAAAGTGATCGCTTTTGACGGGACCTACGATCAAGGGATTGAGTTTTTGGAGAAGTACCATCAGGAACTGGGCATGTATATTTGCAATTCCATTAATCCATTTCGCATAGAAGGGCAAAAGAGCATTATTTATGAGATTGCCCAGTACCTTCAGTGGGAATTGCCGGATTGGGTTGTTGTCCCCGGGGGCGCACTAAGCAATGTCTCGGCACTCGGAAAAGGGCTGGCTGATCTGTATGCACTGGGATTCATTCGTAAGCTGCCCCGTGTAGCACTTGTTCAAGCTGAAGGAGCAAGTCCTTTTCACCGGATGATAAGCAGCAAAGAGGATACACTCCAGCCGGAACCTCATCCAAGCACAATTGCTTCTGCACTTAACATTGGCCATCCTCCAAGTTGGAAAAAGGCAAGGCGTACACTGCAAATGACCAATGGATTGACTGTGTCCGTAACAGATGAGGAGATTCTTAATGCTAAAGCCATGATCGATCAAAGCGGGATCGGATGTGAACCTGCATCTGCGTCTACCATCGCTGGTCTTAAAAAGCTGCATGCTTCCGGTGAAATTCATGCTGATGAGACAGCAGTATGTATTCTCACTGGAAATCTCTTGAAAGATACCGAAGTGTTGAAGAAATATCACCTGGAGGACGACGCAGGTGCTTTGTTTGCGAATCCTATACGTCAATCCGCACTGGATATAGATCGGATTATGACTATATAA